The Candidatus Cloacimonadaceae bacterium region ACTTTTCCGTCCCAGGTGAAACTAACTTCCCCGGATACGGGATTTGCCTGATGGATGACGCCCAGTTTCTGCCCGCGCAGATTGAACAGCTCAGCTTTCACCATTTCCGAACCGAGTCCCTTGATGCTGATTTCGCCTGCTTTGAAGGGATTTGGCATCGAAACTGATATGGGGGCTGGAACGCAGTAGTCATCCTCGATGGAGACGATCTGAAAAGCGAGTTCCACGACGTCCGATTCGTTGTCGCTGAACCTGAAAGTGCCACCGGTGGTGCCGACGGGGAGCAAGCCGGTGAAGGTCACAGGCTGGGAAAAGTCATTGCTCAGATGCGTCATTGGAATCGTCTGATTTGCATGGGTCACAAACTCTGCCATGAGTGGGAAATCACCGTTAATATCGGTATAGGTCACACTGACGATGTTGTTTGCGAAACCTGGCTGGGATAGTGCCGGCAGGGTATTTTGGGGTACTGTGTAGCGCAGATCAAGAAACTCGTTGACCCCGTAGCTGCCGGAGTCTCCGAAACCAAATTCCGGCTGCAGGGTGACCGAGTTTATATTGATACGCATTGTAGCGCTGGAAAACATCAGGGCATTGGATTCGTTTGGCCAGGGACCGAAATTCGGATCATTGGTCAGGTCGCTGATATTGCATGCCATATAGAGTTTCCCGCCGCTGACTTGGCTTTGGATGTTTCCGATGCGGGCAAAAGTCGGTATCCCGGTCGCGTCCATGCCAACTTTATACAGCCCGGGTGAGATCACTCCGGCGATGTTGAAACTGTAGATCATTGCATAGGCAACGCTGTCCGCCAACGCAACCGGATTCATGATCGTGGTCAGATACACGTTGTAGGAAGTGAGCGAGAGCATGGTGGGAAAGCTATTTGCCACGTTTGCCAGCGTGGAATAGAACTTATTGGCTGTGGCGGCTATGTATGAATCCGTGAGATCAAGCGCCGGAGCATAGACGGTGATGGAATCCCCGGTGGCGTCCGTGCCGATCAAAGCCATCGTATTCAGCACCGGTGGAAAGGTGTCGCTGCCAAGATAGGCGGGATGCATGTATGCTATGGATTCATTCATATAGCTGGCATCCGCTTTGAGCCGATAGCGCAGCGTCTGTCCAAACTGATATGGCAGCAGCGCTTGATTGAAGAGCAAGTCCGAATTATCCACCGGCGCGCTTTGCCAACCGCCATTGTTGATGCGATACCAGCATTCTTGCGGATACATACCTCCGCTGAGGTCGTTCCAACGCAGGCGCAGATTGCCGTCCGCACAAACTGAGCTGTGCCGGATGCCGCCAAAAGGCATGGTTTCTTGGGCAAAGAGTGCCGCGCAGAGCAGCAGGAGCGTAATCACAAGTATCTTTTTCATGTTCAAATCCTTCAATCTATTTGATTAGTCCTTGTTCCATTAGTTTTTTGAAATATGTCCAGCTCGTCTCGTTCGGTTCGCTATATTCCGAGGGTGGTTCGCTGAAGCTGGGATTCTTTTTCATCACAAAGTCCCGGATGTGTTTTGGCAGGTCTGCAAACCCGCCGGGGAGCTTGCGTCCGCGGCACACGAAAACGAGGTTTCCGGGGCGGTCACCCATGCGCATGAAAGGCATCCAGGGGCTGATCCGCGTCCAGGTGATCTTCACCGGCACCGTGCTCAGGTCTTTGTTTTCCAAGTCATTCCTGCTTGCAAAAAGCTGAAAGAATTCTGCCGCAGAATAGGTGTCGCTTTGGGAAAATTGGCTGTATTCCTTACGCGGTAGCGGAGAAGGATAAAAGGGAAAGATATCCAGATGGAATGCGACCTCGTCGCCAAGATCGG contains the following coding sequences:
- a CDS encoding T9SS type A sorting domain-containing protein; protein product: MKKILVITLLLLCAALFAQETMPFGGIRHSSVCADGNLRLRWNDLSGGMYPQECWYRINNGGWQSAPVDNSDLLFNQALLPYQFGQTLRYRLKADASYMNESIAYMHPAYLGSDTFPPVLNTMALIGTDATGDSITVYAPALDLTDSYIAATANKFYSTLANVANSFPTMLSLTSYNVYLTTIMNPVALADSVAYAMIYSFNIAGVISPGLYKVGMDATGIPTFARIGNIQSQVSGGKLYMACNISDLTNDPNFGPWPNESNALMFSSATMRININSVTLQPEFGFGDSGSYGVNEFLDLRYTVPQNTLPALSQPGFANNIVSVTYTDINGDFPLMAEFVTHANQTIPMTHLSNDFSQPVTFTGLLPVGTTGGTFRFSDNESDVVELAFQIVSIEDDYCVPAPISVSMPNPFKAGEISIKGLGSEMVKAELFNLRGQKLGVIHQANPVSGEVSFTWDGKVKGSNPGSGIYFIKTTSGKAYKWQRFVIIQ